The proteins below come from a single Hyperolius riggenbachi isolate aHypRig1 chromosome 8, aHypRig1.pri, whole genome shotgun sequence genomic window:
- the LOC137528876 gene encoding ADP-ribosylation factor 6-like, which produces MGHMLSRVFGNKEMRILMLGLDAAGKTTILYKLKLGQSVTTIPTVGFNVETVTYKNVKFNVWDVGGQDKIRPLWRHYYTGTQGLIFVVDCADRDRIDEARQELHRIINDREMRDAIILIFANKQDLVDAMKPHEIQEKLGLTRIRDRNWYVQPSCANTGEGLYEGLMWLTSNYKS; this is translated from the coding sequence ATGGGGCACATGCTATCCAGAGTGTTTGGGAACAAAGAAATGCGGATATTAATGCTGGGCTTAGATGCAGCTGGGAAGACCACCATCTTGTACAAGTTGAAGTTGGGCCAATCCGTCACCACCATTCCCACGGTGGGCTTCAACGTGGAAACCGTGACCTATAAAAATGTCAAGTTCAACGTGTGGGACGTTGGTGGCCAGGACAAGATCCGCCCACTCTGGCGGCACTATTACACGGGCACGCAGGGCCTTATATTTGTGGTAGACTGTGCTGACCGTGACCGCATTGATGAGGCGCGACAAGAACTTCATCGCATTATTAACGACCGTGAAATGAGGGATGCCATCATTCTCATTTTCGCCAACAAACAGGACCTGGTGGATGCCATGAAGCCACATGAGATCCAGGAAAAGCTTGGACTAACTCGTATCAGGGACAGGAACTGGTACGTCCAACCGTCTTGTGCCAACACCGGAGAGGGACTTTATGAAGGCCTGATGTGGCTGACTTCAAACTACAAATcctaa